The following coding sequences lie in one Ferroacidibacillus organovorans genomic window:
- a CDS encoding sensor histidine kinase, with protein MSKRGTKRLGTVLAVALIVYTFWMILDAWNKATGQLQESHYALLCLFEALWQRELHHKVLVTHLLRAANAALSAPFHTPSLRDVSSLERIAIAQAGATSSPLAVVAQQASWILAIFLVLVVYILKEKKLTRLIREQELLRDKLLAISGGWMLATVKPGSVKEVMTHILEQVTIYTDISAAEVLQQVDDADGVALRSYCRSGPLISESIREIPNALLHVEAGAINEVMRTRRVWYSGIYAEVGTILPGIRIPNTAVYPLIDRDRARGVLVLRGRGGQWNAQLSDLIAIIAREIAMLLTYGAMEEDAANVARYREMDRLRTDLLANVSHELRTPLGLIQGYAETLVYRGKRLSEDQHAEFAQLIVDESVQLENQIDKLLKVSTWKATGAHLHKRPFLGDEWINRLQKRLSAQTRVVLHLGGEHEEFLLGDPDELMDATFNLLDNALKYSADRIDLFVEMRPDTLRVRVRDRGKGVRGIDLERIFERFYRGDEHARSEIRGSGLGLSIVKEIIIAHGGQTFARNVDGGFEVGFEIPVV; from the coding sequence ATGTCAAAACGTGGAACAAAGCGTCTCGGGACGGTCTTGGCGGTTGCCCTTATCGTTTATACTTTCTGGATGATTCTTGACGCTTGGAACAAAGCGACGGGGCAGTTGCAAGAATCCCACTATGCGCTTCTCTGTCTGTTTGAGGCGCTTTGGCAGCGCGAACTTCACCATAAAGTGCTTGTGACACACCTTTTGCGCGCGGCAAACGCAGCACTTTCTGCGCCTTTTCACACGCCGTCGCTCCGCGATGTATCATCACTTGAGCGCATCGCCATTGCGCAAGCGGGGGCAACGTCGTCACCGCTCGCCGTGGTTGCACAGCAGGCGAGCTGGATTTTGGCGATTTTTCTTGTGCTCGTGGTTTACATTTTAAAAGAGAAGAAACTCACCCGGCTGATCCGTGAGCAAGAATTGCTGCGCGACAAGCTGCTGGCCATCTCGGGCGGCTGGATGCTGGCGACGGTAAAACCGGGCAGCGTCAAAGAAGTGATGACGCACATTCTTGAACAGGTGACCATCTACACGGACATCTCTGCCGCAGAGGTGTTGCAACAGGTTGATGACGCAGACGGAGTGGCGCTGCGTTCCTACTGCAGAAGCGGCCCTCTTATTTCGGAATCGATCCGCGAGATACCCAATGCGCTTTTGCACGTCGAGGCAGGCGCGATCAATGAAGTCATGCGCACGCGCCGTGTCTGGTACAGTGGAATCTATGCAGAGGTAGGCACCATCCTTCCGGGAATCCGCATCCCAAACACGGCGGTGTACCCGCTTATCGATCGCGACCGCGCGCGCGGAGTACTGGTGCTTCGCGGACGCGGGGGGCAGTGGAACGCCCAACTCTCGGATCTGATCGCGATTATTGCGCGTGAGATCGCGATGCTTCTCACCTATGGGGCGATGGAAGAGGATGCGGCGAATGTCGCGCGCTATCGCGAGATGGACCGCCTGCGGACAGATCTTCTCGCAAACGTTTCGCACGAACTTCGGACGCCACTCGGGCTGATTCAGGGTTATGCGGAGACCCTTGTGTATCGCGGAAAACGACTCTCCGAAGACCAGCACGCAGAGTTTGCGCAACTCATTGTCGATGAGAGTGTACAATTAGAGAATCAGATTGATAAACTCTTGAAGGTATCCACGTGGAAGGCGACTGGCGCGCACCTTCACAAACGTCCGTTTCTCGGCGACGAGTGGATCAACCGCCTCCAAAAAAGACTGTCAGCACAAACGCGTGTCGTGTTGCACCTTGGCGGTGAACACGAAGAATTCCTCTTGGGCGACCCGGATGAATTGATGGACGCAACGTTTAACCTGCTTGATAATGCGCTGAAATACTCGGCGGATCGCATTGATCTTTTTGTTGAAATGCGCCCGGATACCTTGCGCGTCCGCGTGCGGGATCGCGGGAAAGGCGTGCGCGGAATAGACCTTGAGCGGATCTTTGAACGCTTTTATCGCGGCGATGAGCATGCCCGCTCTGAGATTCGCGGATCAGGTCTTGGTCTTAGCATCGTCAAAGAGATTATCATAGCGCACGGCGGTCAAACCTTTGCGAGAAATGTGGATGGCGGATTCGAGGTTGGCTTTGAGATACCCGTTGTGTGA